One window from the genome of Candidatus Chlorohelix allophototropha encodes:
- a CDS encoding peroxiredoxin: MSLVGKAAPDFNMPSTKNLDTLDENVKLSDYRGKWLVLFYYPMDFTYVCPTEVTAFSERIADFKALNAEVVGVSTDSKYTHKAWIETAPANNGIGLINYPLAADQTLRVSRDYGVLIEDQGVSLRGLFLIDPDGTVQYEVVHNLSVGRNVDEILRVLEALQTGERCGANWKPGQKTIN, translated from the coding sequence ATGTCACTGGTAGGTAAAGCAGCGCCCGATTTTAATATGCCCAGCACCAAAAATCTTGATACCCTTGACGAAAATGTGAAACTATCCGATTATCGCGGAAAATGGTTGGTATTGTTCTACTATCCGATGGATTTTACCTATGTATGCCCTACTGAGGTGACCGCTTTCAGCGAAAGAATTGCCGATTTCAAAGCCCTTAATGCAGAAGTAGTAGGTGTCAGCACCGATAGCAAATACACCCACAAAGCATGGATTGAAACCGCGCCAGCTAACAACGGCATCGGCTTGATCAACTATCCGCTCGCCGCCGACCAAACCTTACGTGTCAGCCGCGATTACGGCGTATTGATTGAGGATCAGGGAGTATCGTTACGCGGTTTGTTCCTGATTGACCCGGATGGCACAGTGCAATACGAAGTGGTACATAACCTGAGCGTGGGGCGCAATGTGGATGAAATCCTGCGCGTACTGGAAGCCCTACAAACCGGCGAACGCTGCGGCGCAAACTGGAAGCCCGGTCAAAAAACCATTAATTAA
- a CDS encoding DUF1345 domain-containing protein, which yields MPATTENKPGKKHVPIPHEQWISIRRWPVILALLFTSGIFLVISDRLSIGPNWLPFLAIVMLMIPLTMSRLRGHQRLTRILGLIITGVVTLALASSVVLLITSLLTKSIEAANLLRDAGLIWTANVMTFSVWYWEIDRGGPVARHTHCDTRPDFLFPQMNMHEDDWDNWVPMFIDYIFLAFNHSTAFSPTDTAVLSAKAKILVMAQASISLVVLAVLASRAVNIL from the coding sequence ATGCCCGCAACTACTGAGAATAAACCCGGCAAAAAACATGTGCCTATTCCACATGAGCAGTGGATTAGCATCCGACGCTGGCCCGTAATTCTTGCGCTGCTGTTCACCAGTGGAATATTTCTTGTAATTTCGGATAGGTTGTCAATTGGCCCAAACTGGTTGCCCTTCTTGGCTATCGTGATGTTAATGATTCCACTCACTATGTCACGGTTGCGTGGGCATCAGCGGCTTACCCGCATCCTCGGTTTGATAATTACCGGAGTCGTAACGTTAGCACTTGCCAGTAGTGTGGTGTTACTAATCACCTCGCTTTTAACCAAAAGTATTGAAGCAGCCAACTTGTTGCGAGATGCTGGTTTGATTTGGACCGCGAATGTAATGACGTTCTCGGTTTGGTACTGGGAAATAGACCGAGGCGGGCCGGTAGCGCGTCACACCCACTGCGACACACGCCCAGATTTTCTGTTCCCTCAAATGAATATGCATGAGGATGATTGGGATAACTGGGTACCGATGTTTATAGATTACATCTTTCTAGCCTTCAACCACAGTACGGCTTTCAGTCCCACCGATACGGCGGTATTGAGCGCAAAGGCTAAAATACTGGTGATGGCGCAGGCTTCCATTTCGCTAGTGGTACTGGCAGTGTTGGCTTCGAGAGCTGTAAATATACTTTGA
- a CDS encoding Nif11-like leader peptide family natural product precursor: MSEQAASEFLENMDKDDALRSKVVSLGNNISADVVVALAAENGYSFTSEELIAAGSTRIAPGASGELPDEALDQVAGGGSVTISWGSRNIRGNSAINPGNLNPGSMGGIGGH; encoded by the coding sequence ATGTCTGAACAAGCTGCAAGCGAGTTTCTGGAAAACATGGACAAGGATGATGCATTGAGAAGCAAGGTTGTCTCTCTGGGTAATAACATTTCAGCGGACGTTGTTGTCGCTTTAGCTGCCGAAAACGGCTATTCCTTCACTTCCGAAGAACTCATCGCTGCTGGGTCCACACGTATTGCTCCCGGCGCAAGCGGTGAACTTCCCGATGAGGCACTCGACCAAGTTGCCGGCGGCGGGAGTGTTACAATATCGTGGGGTTCCAGGAACATTAGGGGCAACTCAGCAATAAACCCCGGCAATCTGAATCCAGGAAGTATGGGAGGTATTGGCGGTCATTAA
- a CDS encoding RiPP maturation radical SAM C-methyltransferase, protein MNQDFTQIEDNVVESAESKKLSVALVTMPFAQFKRPSLQIGLLKSIAEAHGFPTTTFHLNLDFAKQIGLEPYYCLSQTIIPVLGEWLFSLAAFGDASPDQNDTFPEIYSAIVGAVTAEANITVERLVEIRRIEAPLYIEKLVENIAWHNFQVVGFTTTFQQNCASFALARALKSRYPNITLIFGGANFEGEMGIELVRALDFIDYAVIGEGDKAFPEFLQALQEGKDPANIPSVVCKRNGQITTPRNRPLLRELDELPTPDFTEYFERAHALELLTDKFLGEISLPFESSRGCWWGHKRHCSFCGLNGMGIDYRKKSIDRVLEELSELSGYPHFCLGATDSILDYKEADTYLSRLAALPTKFNLFYEVKANQSRGQIKKFKDAGINQIQPGIESLNSHVLQLMRKGITGIQNVNTLRWAKYYRIHVAWQIIWGFPGETEEDYRQQAALMSKLFHLEPPTIATRMWLQRFSPSYTERENFPTRFMRPDASYALAYPETIDLNRIAYFFDYEFEQSLPLKAYEELNNQVEQWNTAWQNPQELPSLRFRINSGELQIFDRRDRSNPIEYNFDESYALLYHACSEKPHSSLALKTSLNLKETDSQVRAKLLEFCEKGLMMQDGSFFLSLALPVAETSDMLLDKILPIGLRQKA, encoded by the coding sequence ATGAACCAAGATTTCACTCAAATTGAAGATAACGTTGTAGAATCGGCAGAAAGCAAAAAGCTCTCAGTAGCGTTGGTAACCATGCCTTTTGCACAGTTTAAAAGACCTTCGCTGCAAATCGGCTTGCTAAAGTCAATTGCAGAAGCACACGGCTTTCCAACCACCACCTTTCATTTAAACCTAGACTTCGCCAAACAAATCGGTTTAGAGCCTTATTACTGTCTCAGTCAAACCATCATCCCCGTATTGGGAGAGTGGTTGTTTTCACTTGCCGCATTTGGGGATGCCAGCCCTGACCAGAATGACACTTTCCCCGAAATATATTCAGCCATTGTTGGCGCAGTAACCGCGGAAGCAAACATAACGGTGGAGCGGTTGGTGGAAATTCGGCGCATAGAAGCCCCCCTCTATATCGAGAAGTTGGTTGAAAATATAGCTTGGCATAATTTCCAAGTGGTCGGCTTTACCACCACTTTTCAACAAAACTGTGCCTCCTTTGCCCTCGCGCGCGCCCTAAAAAGTCGCTACCCTAACATCACCCTGATTTTTGGAGGGGCGAATTTTGAAGGGGAAATGGGCATTGAACTAGTACGTGCCCTAGACTTTATAGATTATGCCGTGATAGGAGAGGGAGATAAAGCATTCCCAGAATTTTTACAGGCATTGCAGGAAGGCAAAGACCCGGCAAACATTCCAAGTGTGGTCTGCAAACGCAACGGGCAAATTACCACTCCTAGAAACCGCCCCCTTCTACGGGAACTAGATGAGTTGCCCACCCCCGATTTTACCGAGTATTTTGAACGCGCCCATGCCCTTGAATTGCTCACCGATAAATTTTTGGGCGAGATTTCGCTACCGTTTGAAAGTTCGCGGGGATGTTGGTGGGGGCATAAGCGCCATTGCTCCTTCTGCGGGTTAAATGGAATGGGAATTGATTATCGCAAGAAATCTATTGATCGGGTGCTGGAAGAATTATCTGAGTTATCCGGTTACCCCCATTTCTGTTTGGGAGCAACCGACAGTATCCTAGATTACAAGGAAGCTGACACATACCTGAGCCGACTTGCTGCATTGCCTACCAAATTTAATTTATTTTATGAGGTAAAAGCCAATCAATCAAGGGGTCAAATCAAAAAATTTAAGGATGCGGGTATAAATCAAATCCAACCCGGAATCGAATCCCTTAACAGCCATGTGCTGCAACTGATGAGGAAAGGGATTACCGGAATCCAGAATGTAAACACGCTGCGTTGGGCGAAATACTACCGGATACATGTGGCATGGCAAATTATCTGGGGCTTCCCCGGAGAGACGGAGGAAGATTACCGGCAGCAAGCTGCGCTGATGTCAAAGCTGTTTCATTTAGAACCGCCTACAATAGCAACCCGGATGTGGCTGCAGCGTTTTAGCCCCAGTTACACTGAACGGGAGAATTTCCCAACCCGATTCATGCGCCCGGATGCCAGTTATGCATTGGCTTATCCCGAAACCATAGACCTGAACCGGATAGCTTACTTTTTTGATTACGAGTTTGAGCAATCCCTTCCCTTAAAAGCCTATGAGGAATTAAACAATCAGGTGGAACAGTGGAATACAGCTTGGCAAAATCCGCAGGAATTGCCCAGTTTGCGGTTTCGCATAAACTCTGGGGAGTTGCAAATTTTTGACAGGCGAGACCGCTCCAACCCAATTGAGTATAATTTTGATGAGTCCTATGCCCTGCTATATCATGCATGCAGCGAAAAGCCCCATTCTTCTCTAGCCTTGAAAACGAGCCTGAACCTTAAAGAAACAGATTCTCAAGTTAGAGCAAAGTTGCTGGAATTCTGTGAAAAAGGACTGATGATGCAAGATGGGAGTTTTTTCCTAAGTCTCGCGCTTCCGGTAGCCGAAACATCTGACATGCTGCTGGATAAAATTCTTCCGATAGGGTTGCGGCAGAAAGCTTAA
- a CDS encoding DMT family transporter translates to MKFPDFLRLILLAAIWGASYIFLRIASPVLAPAFLIELRVGLAGIALVLYALVARKHFKSDGRILPFFIVGALNSAIPFTLISTATIHLTASYGAVINSTTPLFTALVAAIWLKDSLSWRRGAGLLMGLIGVVVLVGLSPLPLSGEVILSIVFALVASLCFGISGVYIKLALRNTTSLTLATWQQLTASLLLLPLAATGVPATFPSWEVVVSVLGLAFLSTSIGYLLFFRLIQSVGPTRTSTVTFLVPVFSIVWGMLFLNESVSLGMLLGFGIVLASVVLVTELKFRQPKSL, encoded by the coding sequence TTGAAATTCCCGGATTTCCTGAGACTAATCCTGCTTGCTGCTATCTGGGGTGCTTCTTACATCTTTCTCAGAATCGCTTCACCAGTACTCGCCCCTGCCTTTCTGATTGAGCTTCGGGTTGGGTTAGCGGGTATTGCGCTGGTTCTATACGCGCTAGTAGCACGTAAGCATTTCAAGAGCGATGGCAGAATTCTTCCCTTTTTTATCGTAGGTGCGCTCAATTCCGCCATCCCTTTCACCCTAATCTCCACCGCCACAATTCATTTGACCGCCTCTTATGGCGCAGTCATCAACTCCACCACTCCACTATTTACTGCATTGGTGGCAGCAATCTGGCTGAAAGACTCTTTATCTTGGCGTAGGGGCGCAGGGCTTTTGATGGGATTAATTGGGGTAGTAGTGTTGGTAGGGCTTAGCCCCTTACCGCTTAGCGGGGAAGTGATCCTCTCAATTGTGTTTGCGCTGGTTGCAAGCCTTTGCTTCGGGATTTCCGGCGTTTACATCAAGTTGGCTTTAAGAAATACTACCTCACTAACGCTTGCCACTTGGCAACAGCTAACGGCGAGTCTGCTGCTGCTTCCGCTGGCAGCCACCGGAGTGCCTGCCACCTTTCCCTCATGGGAAGTAGTGGTGAGCGTGTTAGGGCTGGCGTTTCTCTCCACCTCAATAGGGTATCTGCTTTTCTTCCGGCTCATCCAAAGCGTCGGTCCGACTCGCACCAGCACCGTCACCTTTCTAGTACCGGTTTTTAGCATCGTATGGGGTATGCTCTTCCTAAACGAATCGGTGAGTCTTGGCATGCTACTTGGCTTTGGGATAGTGCTGGCAAGCGTAGTGCTGGTAACAGAACTGAAATTCCGGCAACCGAAATCTTTATGA
- a CDS encoding acetate uptake transporter has translation MLTSMEKPQTQSSPIVIESPIADPGPLGLAAFAVTTFILSLNNAKITAPELAQLFVPLALFYGGLTQLLAGMWEFKKNNTFGATAFSTYGAFWLALGALKVMENLKIVTYGSSGKTGVGVFLIAFAIFTLYMWVATFRINWALFTVFTLLEIAFVLLILADLGFITSEAGGYVGLATAAGAWYVSAAGVLNPLYKRILLPLGPRN, from the coding sequence ATGCTTACGAGTATGGAAAAACCCCAAACCCAATCCAGCCCTATTGTAATTGAAAGCCCAATTGCCGACCCCGGTCCGTTGGGATTGGCAGCATTTGCCGTCACCACCTTCATTTTAAGCCTGAACAACGCCAAAATTACCGCCCCAGAGTTAGCACAATTATTTGTACCGCTGGCTCTATTCTACGGCGGGTTGACACAATTGCTGGCGGGTATGTGGGAATTTAAGAAGAATAACACCTTTGGCGCAACCGCTTTTTCGACCTATGGCGCGTTCTGGTTGGCGTTGGGTGCATTAAAAGTTATGGAAAACCTAAAGATAGTAACCTACGGCTCGTCCGGCAAAACCGGCGTGGGCGTATTCCTAATCGCTTTTGCTATCTTTACCCTCTACATGTGGGTAGCAACTTTCCGCATTAACTGGGCGCTGTTCACCGTGTTCACCTTGCTAGAGATAGCTTTCGTGCTGCTCATTCTCGCCGACCTCGGCTTTATTACCAGTGAGGCGGGCGGTTACGTAGGGCTGGCAACAGCGGCGGGCGCATGGTATGTATCAGCAGCAGGTGTACTAAACCCGCTGTACAAGCGCATTCTCTTACCCCTAGGTCCACGCAATTAG
- a CDS encoding helix-turn-helix domain-containing protein translates to MGRKPKDDSYGKRNSQSPLALYLDRLCRERNISLRAASLAAGLGEATLGNIVRGYRHPDPATLRKIAIYFGLSEDALLEMAGHRTTNNNTSRPEINDPELRVYLLPDRINNLPRRDLNLLKDVLRHLMEENKS, encoded by the coding sequence GTGGGAAGAAAACCTAAAGATGATTCTTACGGGAAGAGAAATAGCCAATCTCCTCTTGCTCTTTATCTAGACCGCCTCTGCCGCGAACGCAATATATCCTTAAGAGCCGCAAGCCTTGCAGCAGGGCTTGGCGAAGCTACTCTAGGTAATATTGTGCGCGGATACCGTCATCCTGACCCCGCAACACTGCGGAAGATAGCCATTTACTTTGGGTTGAGTGAAGATGCGTTGTTGGAGATGGCGGGTCATCGTACCACTAATAACAATACTAGTCGTCCGGAAATCAATGACCCTGAACTGCGGGTGTATCTGCTTCCAGACCGCATCAATAATTTGCCGCGCCGTGATTTAAACCTTCTTAAAGATGTCTTACGCCATTTGATGGAAGAAAACAAATCCTGA
- a CDS encoding class I SAM-dependent methyltransferase → MSSEEVPTHVEKNEINASFVRHTPSRHPSADSGNVSNRLTDLPRDLEPIRHHWEQRGRKYGLSPSASWVDETMLQREGLVLARYINDDDTVLDAGCANGYTTLQLARMRQIRITGIDYAPSMIEHANVNLSRAGHIKGAAFFKVNNFLKLDFADNTFDKVYTKRTLINLGSPIYQKAAILEAHRVLKPGGLFMVSEVTVQSSEKLNRLRQKLGLEAMSPLWHNCYLDEPEILRFIEPYFEVKRIKHFSSTYYVLTWAIYPFFVRNGQRNYRGFLHRVSALLPQIGDYGLQKLYVLKKRSR, encoded by the coding sequence ATGAGTTCTGAAGAAGTTCCTACCCACGTTGAAAAAAACGAAATAAATGCCAGTTTTGTACGTCATACTCCCAGCAGGCATCCCAGCGCCGATAGCGGTAATGTAAGTAATCGGTTAACCGACTTGCCGCGCGATCTGGAACCGATTCGCCATCACTGGGAACAGCGTGGTCGCAAGTATGGCTTGTCCCCAAGCGCAAGTTGGGTAGATGAGACAATGCTGCAACGTGAAGGTTTGGTACTGGCGCGCTATATCAATGATGACGATACGGTGCTGGATGCCGGATGCGCCAATGGCTATACTACCTTGCAACTGGCACGGATGCGCCAGATTCGGATTACCGGCATTGATTATGCGCCCAGTATGATTGAACATGCCAATGTAAACCTCAGTCGGGCAGGGCATATTAAAGGGGCGGCTTTTTTCAAGGTAAACAATTTCCTGAAATTGGATTTTGCCGATAATACTTTTGATAAGGTTTATACCAAACGCACCTTAATCAATCTAGGTAGCCCGATTTATCAAAAGGCGGCGATTTTAGAAGCGCACCGGGTGTTAAAACCGGGCGGACTTTTCATGGTCTCAGAAGTTACAGTACAAAGCTCTGAGAAACTAAATAGATTGCGCCAGAAATTAGGTCTGGAAGCGATGTCCCCACTCTGGCATAACTGTTATCTGGATGAGCCGGAAATTCTACGTTTTATAGAGCCTTATTTCGAAGTTAAACGCATCAAACATTTTAGCAGTACCTACTATGTGCTTACTTGGGCAATTTACCCCTTCTTTGTGCGCAATGGGCAACGTAATTATCGTGGCTTCTTGCATCGCGTCAGCGCACTTCTTCCCCAAATTGGCGATTATGGTCTACAAAAGTTGTACGTGCTGAAAAAGCGAAGTCGGTAA
- a CDS encoding ABC transporter ATP-binding protein produces the protein MAQLDQSGEAPVLEVRGITKRFPGVLANDNINFRLQRGEVLAFLGENGAGKSTLMNILYGLYHPDEGEVLLNGKPLKFSGPNEAIRAGIGMVHQHFMLVPTLTVTENIILGNEIAKGGGRLDLKTASKNISELSARYGLALDPNVLVGDLTVGMQQRVEIVKAFYRNANILILDEPTSVLTPQEADDLANIIRNFTAQGKSVIFISHKLREVLQIADRVVVLRGGKVVGSVDDLSKATEASLASLMVGREVVLQVNKGPSHPGEEVLVVHDVKALDDRGVAILQGASLSVRTGEILGVAGVEGNGQIELVEVLTHLRHATGGSATLNGMDLLHSSTRKITEAGVGYIPQDRQRFAMVLSFGVDYNMVLSSYYREPFSNGLTINEKKVDEYALELVKRFDVRTPTVQTPSGSLSGGNQQKCVVGREFSRKNKLMIAVQPTRGLDVGSIEFIHNGLVEQRDAGVAVLLVSSELDEVMSLSDRIAVMYKGRVVAIVEADKVTREELGLLMAGAGTTAGAV, from the coding sequence TTGGCTCAGCTTGATCAAAGTGGAGAAGCCCCTGTACTTGAAGTGCGCGGAATTACCAAACGCTTTCCGGGCGTTTTGGCAAATGATAATATAAATTTCAGACTACAGCGGGGCGAGGTTCTGGCTTTTCTGGGTGAAAATGGAGCGGGCAAATCCACTCTGATGAATATTCTGTACGGGCTATACCACCCTGATGAAGGGGAAGTATTACTGAACGGCAAACCGCTAAAATTCAGTGGACCTAACGAGGCAATTCGCGCCGGAATCGGCATGGTACATCAGCATTTTATGTTAGTTCCCACCCTCACCGTCACCGAGAATATTATACTGGGCAACGAAATAGCCAAAGGGGGCGGGCGTTTAGACCTCAAGACGGCTTCTAAAAATATTTCTGAGTTGAGCGCCCGCTACGGCTTAGCTTTAGACCCTAATGTGTTGGTAGGCGATCTGACGGTAGGGATGCAACAACGGGTTGAGATTGTCAAGGCTTTTTACCGCAATGCCAATATCCTTATTCTTGATGAACCCACTTCGGTGCTTACTCCGCAGGAAGCGGATGATCTGGCAAACATTATTCGCAATTTCACCGCGCAGGGCAAATCGGTTATCTTTATCAGCCACAAACTTAGAGAGGTATTGCAAATAGCTGACCGGGTAGTGGTATTACGGGGCGGCAAGGTGGTGGGTAGCGTGGATGATCTTTCCAAAGCGACTGAAGCCAGTTTAGCTTCTTTGATGGTTGGGCGCGAAGTGGTATTACAGGTTAATAAAGGTCCCTCACATCCCGGTGAAGAAGTGCTGGTGGTGCATGATGTGAAAGCGCTGGATGATCGCGGCGTGGCAATTTTGCAAGGTGCAAGCCTTAGTGTTAGAACTGGTGAAATATTGGGAGTAGCCGGAGTTGAGGGGAACGGTCAAATTGAATTGGTGGAAGTGCTGACTCATCTGCGACATGCCACCGGAGGAAGCGCAACTCTAAACGGTATGGATTTGCTACATTCTAGCACTCGCAAAATTACGGAAGCAGGCGTGGGCTATATACCGCAAGATCGGCAACGTTTCGCAATGGTGCTTTCGTTTGGCGTGGATTACAACATGGTGCTGAGTTCGTATTATCGCGAACCTTTCTCAAACGGACTAACTATCAATGAAAAAAAGGTAGATGAATACGCGCTAGAGTTGGTGAAACGGTTTGATGTGCGTACTCCTACGGTACAAACTCCCAGTGGCTCACTTAGCGGGGGCAATCAGCAGAAATGCGTGGTAGGGCGTGAATTCAGTCGCAAGAATAAGTTGATGATTGCGGTACAGCCTACTCGTGGCTTGGATGTCGGCTCAATCGAATTTATCCATAATGGCTTGGTGGAACAGCGCGATGCGGGGGTGGCAGTGTTATTGGTCAGCAGCGAATTGGACGAGGTTATGTCTCTTTCTGACCGCATCGCCGTGATGTACAAAGGACGTGTTGTAGCAATTGTTGAGGCGGATAAGGTAACTCGCGAGGAACTCGGCTTGCTGATGGCGGGTGCGGGAACAACGGCAGGTGCGGTCTAA
- a CDS encoding DMT family transporter, with protein sequence MRSKIAVAHETEALVQEVAQHGEAQKEKRLGLIYSLVAVGFFGTSAVMVLYANPVPPVEKSFWRLIIATLFIFTLLKITHEPLGIKRKSLPRFALYGLITAAHFVLYIASLSFTTAAHTLTLVYTSPAFVAIFSAIFLKEHISKRRWGGVAIAALGVGILAGFEPKLTPEMLLGDSMALASAVAYGLYSIAGRRERNNYSLLSYAFGLYGFAMLWMFPAALLSFSLGEGFKLYSWGPALALLGLGIVPLGLGHTLYNAGLRRLNATYVNVIATQEVTLGVFFAWAFYGQVPSISSLFGALVTLLGVLVVLI encoded by the coding sequence GTGCGGTCTAAAATAGCCGTGGCGCATGAAACGGAGGCGCTTGTCCAAGAGGTAGCGCAGCATGGCGAAGCCCAGAAAGAAAAGCGGCTTGGATTAATCTATTCGCTGGTAGCGGTTGGGTTCTTTGGAACCAGCGCAGTGATGGTATTATATGCCAATCCTGTTCCCCCGGTGGAGAAATCCTTCTGGCGACTTATTATCGCTACTCTGTTTATTTTTACTCTGCTCAAAATTACGCATGAGCCACTGGGAATCAAGCGGAAAAGTCTGCCACGTTTCGCGCTTTACGGGCTGATAACCGCCGCACATTTTGTACTTTATATTGCTAGCTTGAGCTTTACCACTGCTGCGCATACACTAACACTGGTTTATACTTCGCCCGCTTTTGTGGCAATTTTCTCAGCCATTTTCCTGAAGGAACATATCAGTAAACGGCGTTGGGGGGGGGTGGCTATAGCAGCGTTGGGAGTGGGGATACTTGCGGGGTTTGAGCCAAAGCTAACGCCTGAAATGCTGCTAGGAGATTCGATGGCGCTGGCTTCGGCAGTTGCCTATGGTTTATACTCAATTGCGGGTAGGCGTGAAAGGAATAACTATTCGCTCTTATCCTACGCTTTTGGGTTGTACGGTTTTGCCATGCTATGGATGTTTCCGGCGGCTTTGCTCAGTTTTTCATTAGGAGAGGGGTTTAAGTTATACTCGTGGGGACCGGCGCTGGCGCTGCTAGGGCTAGGGATTGTGCCGTTAGGCTTAGGTCATACGCTTTACAATGCCGGGTTGCGCCGCTTGAATGCTACCTATGTGAATGTAATTGCGACACAAGAAGTAACGTTGGGGGTATTTTTTGCTTGGGCATTCTACGGTCAGGTTCCATCCATTAGTTCGCTATTTGGAGCCTTAGTTACTCTTTTAGGGGTGTTGGTAGTTCTGATATAG
- a CDS encoding GGDEF domain-containing response regulator encodes MTKILVVDDEPFITDMVEATLVAEGYEVNKAYSGEDALTSIQTDPPDLVLLDLMLPGMSGYDVSRFMQREAQYSHIPIIMVTARSATHDRSSGYETGADDYITKPFNPDELLIRVRAQLHHANQTDFSKLTGLPGSRAVQMAIQKHTKSNKPWSIIYADIENFTSYNEVYSFQKGDQVLRKIAGILKQAVDDKGNKDAFVGYAGRDDFVIITTPNHTDAIIKRAEKLFKEIADDFFNSADRKNGYFSYVNHAGLSLKLPLMSLSFDIVDNGGD; translated from the coding sequence ATGACTAAAATTCTGGTTGTTGACGACGAGCCTTTTATAACCGATATGGTGGAGGCAACCCTTGTAGCGGAAGGCTATGAGGTAAATAAAGCCTATAGTGGCGAAGATGCACTTACCTCTATTCAAACTGACCCACCCGACCTCGTTTTACTTGATTTAATGCTTCCCGGGATGAGTGGCTATGATGTCAGTCGTTTTATGCAGCGCGAAGCTCAGTATAGCCATATACCAATAATCATGGTAACCGCCCGTAGCGCTACTCACGACCGTAGTTCTGGTTATGAAACTGGTGCGGATGATTACATTACCAAGCCTTTTAACCCGGATGAATTGTTGATTCGGGTGCGCGCCCAGTTGCATCATGCCAACCAAACGGATTTTTCTAAGCTAACCGGGCTTCCGGGAAGTCGTGCGGTGCAAATGGCTATTCAGAAGCACACAAAATCAAATAAACCTTGGTCAATCATCTATGCTGATATTGAAAACTTCACTTCTTACAATGAAGTTTATTCTTTTCAGAAAGGCGATCAAGTCCTGCGGAAAATTGCCGGCATTTTGAAGCAAGCAGTGGACGATAAAGGTAACAAGGATGCTTTCGTAGGTTACGCCGGGCGCGATGACTTTGTAATAATCACAACCCCAAACCATACCGATGCTATTATCAAACGTGCTGAAAAGCTGTTCAAGGAAATTGCAGACGATTTTTTCAATTCTGCTGACCGGAAAAACGGCTATTTCTCTTATGTTAATCATGCCGGTTTAAGTTTAAAATTACCCCTGATGTCTCTCTCTTTCGATATAGTGGACAACGGCGGAGATTAA